A portion of the uncultured Draconibacterium sp. genome contains these proteins:
- a CDS encoding cold shock domain-containing protein, with protein MVTLKGRVENFNKDKNYGFIKDTINGEKYFFHVTDAFPEINEGIIVSFELDSGDRGTIAITIRPVQ; from the coding sequence ATGGTAACGTTGAAAGGTCGCGTAGAGAATTTTAATAAAGACAAAAATTACGGCTTTATTAAAGACACCATCAATGGTGAAAAATACTTCTTCCATGTTACCGATGCTTTTCCCGAAATAAATGAAGGAATCATCGTTTCTTTCGAACTGGATAGTGGAGACCGCGGAACGATTGCTATAACAATTAGGCCGGTTCAATAA
- a CDS encoding relaxase/mobilization nuclease domain-containing protein: protein MIGKAKSISHTVNAVNYAMKKPGAKEISRNKVAGETPREIATEFRIFQNLNSKCQKNTFSMVLSPSIPDGDKLSNSDFAKLAGDFLKRMKLDDHQFVSFLHTDEKHKHLHIFVNRIDFNGKAYKDHFISKKAQRIAESVAKEWGFTTAKEIQQQNEQRLGNYVKEAHQRVLTVMPRDINDYAQLMEEYGIQTHRRIASDGKVVGLKFQIGEETIKGSSVGREFSAANLQKQILQNYEMMYRVEREKQRKQEQQNRPSRDFGISF, encoded by the coding sequence ATGATCGGCAAGGCAAAAAGCATCTCACATACAGTTAATGCCGTCAATTACGCCATGAAAAAGCCAGGAGCCAAGGAGATCAGCCGGAATAAAGTTGCAGGCGAAACACCCAGGGAAATTGCAACGGAGTTCAGGATCTTTCAGAACCTGAATTCTAAATGCCAGAAGAATACCTTTTCCATGGTTTTAAGTCCATCCATTCCTGACGGTGATAAACTTAGTAACTCGGATTTTGCAAAACTGGCCGGAGACTTTCTGAAGCGAATGAAATTGGACGATCATCAGTTTGTTTCTTTTCTGCATACCGATGAGAAACACAAGCACCTGCACATTTTCGTCAACCGTATTGATTTTAACGGGAAAGCGTACAAGGACCACTTTATCAGCAAAAAGGCGCAGCGAATTGCTGAAAGTGTGGCTAAAGAATGGGGATTTACTACCGCCAAAGAAATTCAGCAGCAAAATGAGCAACGACTGGGCAACTACGTAAAAGAAGCCCACCAACGGGTATTGACCGTAATGCCCCGAGATATTAATGATTATGCCCAATTGATGGAAGAGTATGGAATCCAAACGCACAGGAGAATTGCCTCTGATGGAAAAGTTGTTGGATTGAAATTCCAGATTGGAGAGGAAACCATAAAAGGCAGTAGTGTTGGCCGGGAGTTTAGTGCTGCCAATCTGCAAAAACAGATTCTGCAAAATTATGAAATGATGTACCGTGTCGAACGAGAAAAACAAAGAAAACAAGAACAACAAAACCGTCCTTCAAGGGATTTTGGAATAAGCTTTTAA
- a CDS encoding DEAD/DEAH box helicase, with product MTFKELNISEPILKALTNKKYDNPTPIQEKAIPTALQGGDLLGIAQTGTGKTAAFAIPIIQQLDEAPFSGGRREIKALILTPTRELAIQIEESFRNYSQYTNLRQAVIFGGVNQKPQVDKLRRGVDILVATPGRLLDLINQKHISLAHVRHFVLDEADRMLDMGFIHDIKRLLPMLPKQKQTLFFSATMPSAISKLSRSILQNPVTVRIVPISSATDMIEQHLYYVERQKKNQLLISLLRQDLNKSVLIFSRTKRGADKIARILNSSRIECEAIHGNKSQVARQRALSNFKSGRTSVIVATDIAARGIDIANLELVINYDLPDVAETYVHRIGRTGRAGQSGTALSFYSQDEHMMVRNIQRLTGKKLNPVLA from the coding sequence ATGACATTTAAAGAATTAAATATTTCGGAGCCGATACTTAAAGCTCTGACAAACAAAAAATACGATAACCCTACTCCTATTCAGGAAAAGGCCATTCCCACCGCATTACAAGGTGGCGATCTGCTTGGAATTGCTCAAACAGGTACTGGAAAAACAGCAGCTTTTGCCATTCCGATTATACAACAGTTGGATGAAGCTCCTTTTAGCGGTGGAAGAAGAGAGATAAAAGCCTTAATACTTACACCCACCAGGGAGTTGGCAATACAGATTGAAGAAAGTTTCCGGAATTACTCGCAATACACAAATCTTCGGCAGGCGGTTATTTTTGGAGGCGTAAACCAAAAACCACAGGTAGACAAACTAAGACGCGGAGTTGATATTTTGGTAGCTACTCCCGGACGGCTACTCGACCTGATCAATCAAAAGCATATTTCACTGGCTCACGTCCGGCATTTTGTGTTGGATGAAGCCGACCGTATGCTTGACATGGGGTTTATCCATGATATAAAACGATTGTTGCCAATGTTGCCAAAACAGAAACAAACACTGTTTTTCTCGGCTACAATGCCGTCGGCAATCAGTAAACTTTCGAGATCGATTTTGCAGAATCCGGTTACAGTAAGAATTGTTCCGATATCTTCTGCTACTGACATGATTGAGCAACATTTGTATTATGTGGAAAGACAGAAAAAGAACCAGTTGTTAATTTCGTTATTAAGACAAGATTTAAACAAATCGGTTTTAATTTTTTCGCGAACAAAACGCGGAGCTGACAAAATTGCAAGGATATTGAACAGTAGCAGGATTGAATGTGAAGCCATACATGGAAACAAATCGCAAGTTGCACGACAAAGAGCATTATCGAATTTTAAATCAGGACGAACAAGTGTGATTGTTGCAACTGATATTGCTGCCCGTGGGATTGACATTGCTAACCTGGAGCTAGTAATTAACTACGATTTACCTGATGTGGCAGAAACCTACGTACACAGAATTGGACGTACCGGACGGGCAGGACAATCAGGAACAGCGCTTTCATTCTATTCTCAGGACGAACACATGATGGTTCGGAATATACAACGGCTGACCGGGAAAAAATTAAATCCGGTATTGGCTTAA
- a CDS encoding RNA-binding protein, protein MNIYVSNLSYNTTSESLKELFAGSGEVTSANVITDKITGDSRGFGFVEMPDNAEGQKAIDNLNETDFEGKTINVNIARPRTDRNSGGQNNRGGGGFNRRGY, encoded by the coding sequence ATGAATATTTATGTTTCAAATCTAAGCTACAACACAACAAGTGAAAGCTTAAAAGAATTATTTGCAGGATCAGGTGAGGTAACATCCGCAAACGTTATCACAGACAAAATCACAGGTGATTCCCGTGGTTTCGGCTTTGTTGAAATGCCTGATAACGCGGAAGGACAAAAGGCCATCGACAACCTTAATGAAACCGATTTTGAAGGCAAAACGATTAATGTAAATATTGCCCGGCCCAGAACCGATAGAAACAGTGGTGGTCAGAACAATCGAGGTGGCGGAGGATTTAACAGAAGAGGTTATTAA
- a CDS encoding cold shock domain-containing protein, with product MNKGTIKFFNETKGFGFIKDLNSENEYFVHSSGLVDFVKETDEVSFELQQGQKGLNAVNVKRV from the coding sequence ATGAATAAAGGAACAATTAAGTTTTTTAACGAAACAAAAGGATTTGGTTTTATCAAAGACTTAAATTCTGAAAATGAGTATTTTGTCCATTCATCAGGATTAGTTGATTTCGTGAAGGAAACGGACGAAGTAAGCTTTGAGCTGCAGCAAGGACAAAAAGGCTTAAATGCCGTAAACGTTAAAAGAGTCTAA
- a CDS encoding toprim domain-containing protein — protein MKNNKLQCDTAREIPITEFLKRSGHSPVKENQHSAWYLSPIRKENEASFKVSKVLNRWYDHGIGKGGNIIDLVIEMNNNCSISDALAILAKNIPSFSFQQQRNLVALASEPEIRIDKILPIRHPALIKYLLQRKIDAKTASRFASQVHYSINQKRYFVLGLENVSGGWELRNPYFKNAAAPKDFSYFTTGKQLLSVTEGMFDFFSLLMLYPGLPHQSDFLVLNSVSFINRIHKIGQIYPKVSLYLDNDSAGKKATKQLLADLTNSVDMSAIYKNTKDLNQLLIARSQRLQRSPW, from the coding sequence ATGAAAAATAACAAACTACAATGCGATACAGCCCGTGAAATTCCGATTACAGAATTTCTGAAAAGATCCGGCCATTCACCGGTAAAAGAAAACCAACATTCAGCCTGGTACCTTAGCCCGATTAGAAAGGAAAATGAAGCCTCATTTAAGGTTTCCAAAGTTCTTAACCGCTGGTATGATCATGGAATTGGCAAGGGTGGAAATATTATTGACCTGGTAATCGAAATGAATAACAACTGCAGCATTAGTGATGCGCTGGCGATCTTGGCTAAAAACATACCATCTTTCTCTTTTCAACAGCAGAGAAATTTGGTTGCGCTAGCGTCTGAACCGGAAATCCGGATCGATAAGATCCTCCCCATTCGGCATCCGGCTTTAATCAAATATTTGTTGCAAAGAAAAATAGATGCAAAAACTGCAAGCCGTTTTGCCAGTCAGGTTCATTATTCGATTAATCAAAAACGATACTTCGTTTTAGGTTTGGAGAATGTTTCGGGAGGCTGGGAACTCCGAAATCCATATTTTAAAAATGCTGCAGCACCAAAAGACTTTTCCTATTTCACTACAGGTAAACAATTGTTGAGTGTTACAGAAGGCATGTTTGATTTTTTTAGTTTGCTAATGCTTTATCCCGGCTTACCACACCAATCAGATTTTTTGGTATTGAATTCTGTTTCGTTTATCAACCGCATCCATAAGATTGGCCAGATTTATCCCAAAGTTAGTCTCTATCTCGATAATGATTCAGCTGGTAAGAAAGCGACCAAACAGTTATTGGCCGATCTAACGAACAGTGTCGATATGTCGGCCATCTATAAAAACACAAAAGATCTGAATCAGCTGTTGATAGCCCGAAGCCAACGTCTGCAGAGGTCTCCGTGGTAA
- a CDS encoding DUF5906 domain-containing protein: protein MSDMPYIRVGTSYFKKVKAPTISGDFNEILVPWNIDTIKQDFGKTYVADIPKYDGFTCIPNHINFKQVCSGFYNKYSPLSNKPKKGPIEVSTLFVKHIFGNQYELGLDYLQLLYQKPVHILPILCLVSKERSTGKSTFLKWLKAIFENNLTYLTNDSFGSQFNSDWANKLLICIDEVLFNKEELTERIKYLSTTNHNKMEAKGKDKIEVEFFGKFILCSNNEDNFIKIDAAEERFWVRKISKFETEDTDLLDKLVKEIPAFLFFLDNRELSSPRITRMWFTPAQIRTRALQNLIRHNRSRVEKELASILFMVMEKYDLDEVEFCPQDAMFAVNQTRVKTDLTQIRHLLKKEWKLTPKSNSLTYEKFAIWNRGEITRETDTGRFYTVKKEFLLENFDELMNE, encoded by the coding sequence ATGAGCGATATGCCATATATCCGTGTTGGAACTTCCTATTTCAAAAAAGTTAAAGCTCCTACCATTTCGGGAGATTTTAACGAAATTCTTGTGCCATGGAACATCGATACCATAAAACAGGATTTTGGAAAAACTTATGTGGCGGATATTCCAAAGTATGATGGTTTTACCTGTATTCCCAATCATATCAATTTCAAACAAGTCTGCTCGGGTTTCTATAATAAGTATTCCCCATTGAGCAACAAACCAAAGAAAGGACCAATTGAGGTTTCAACACTTTTTGTAAAACACATTTTCGGGAATCAATACGAACTGGGATTGGATTATTTGCAGTTGCTTTATCAAAAGCCTGTACACATTCTTCCGATTCTTTGCCTTGTGTCAAAAGAAAGGTCAACCGGGAAAAGTACATTTCTGAAATGGCTCAAAGCAATTTTTGAAAACAACCTTACCTACCTGACAAACGATAGTTTTGGAAGTCAGTTTAATTCCGACTGGGCGAATAAACTTCTGATCTGTATCGATGAAGTTCTTTTTAATAAAGAAGAACTGACCGAGCGGATTAAATACCTCAGCACTACCAACCACAATAAAATGGAAGCCAAAGGGAAAGACAAAATCGAGGTAGAATTCTTTGGAAAGTTTATTCTATGCAGTAATAACGAAGATAATTTCATAAAAATTGATGCTGCCGAAGAACGTTTCTGGGTACGAAAGATTTCAAAGTTTGAAACCGAAGATACAGACCTATTAGATAAACTGGTTAAGGAGATTCCTGCCTTTCTTTTCTTTTTAGACAACAGGGAACTTTCATCTCCTCGAATTACCCGGATGTGGTTTACTCCTGCTCAAATCAGAACCCGTGCTTTACAAAACCTTATCCGGCATAACAGAAGCCGGGTAGAGAAAGAACTGGCCAGTATTTTATTTATGGTAATGGAGAAGTATGATTTGGATGAAGTTGAGTTTTGTCCCCAGGATGCCATGTTTGCCGTTAATCAAACAAGGGTAAAAACTGACCTCACACAAATCCGACACTTGCTGAAAAAAGAATGGAAGCTTACTCCAAAATCCAATTCGCTGACCTACGAAAAGTTTGCCATCTGGAACCGGGGAGAGATAACAAGGGAAACCGATACCGGTCGCTTTTACACGGTGAAAAAGGAATTTTTATTGGAAAATTTTGATGAATTGATGAATGAGTAA
- a CDS encoding helix-turn-helix domain-containing protein, whose amino-acid sequence MENQAFISKQVLNELKQIKTLLAENKTVFNVEELAQYTGLSKSKIYKLLSKKLIPTGTNANIRQKFFYKKEIDLWLMGISREELEAEEEFNNSLSRNRKA is encoded by the coding sequence ATGGAAAATCAAGCATTTATTTCCAAACAAGTTCTAAATGAATTAAAACAAATCAAAACCCTACTGGCGGAGAACAAAACTGTTTTTAATGTTGAAGAACTGGCTCAGTACACAGGACTATCCAAAAGCAAAATTTACAAACTGCTTAGTAAAAAACTTATTCCCACCGGCACTAATGCCAACATCCGGCAAAAGTTCTTTTATAAAAAAGAAATAGATCTCTGGCTAATGGGTATTTCCAGAGAAGAACTGGAAGCGGAAGAAGAATTCAACAACTCATTATCAAGGAACAGAAAGGCATAA
- a CDS encoding nitronate monooxygenase, with protein sequence MINSFFLGNKEIKLPVIQGGMGVGISLSGLASAVANEGGIGVISCAGLGLLYKQSPADYLKDSIWGLKEELRKTRELTKGTIGVNIMVALSNFTDMVRTSIAEKADVIFSGAGLPLDLPSYLTEGSKTLLVPIVSSGRAAKIICQKWLSNYNYLPDALVVEGPKAGGHLGFKREQIEDENYTLERLIPEVVSIVSAYHHKKVIPVIAAGGITTGQDVLRFMELGASGVQIGSLFVPTLECDASPLFKQSYINASQKDTMIIQSPVGMPGRALNSDFIRSVNEGKERPKKCPYHCIKTCDYTKSPYCIIMALYNAAKGNMNKGYSFAGANAYLAEKISNVKEVVQQLMKEFADAQKGFSTKRI encoded by the coding sequence ATGATAAATTCATTTTTTTTAGGAAATAAAGAAATCAAACTCCCGGTTATACAAGGTGGCATGGGAGTAGGAATTTCACTTTCAGGATTAGCTTCAGCAGTTGCAAACGAAGGTGGAATTGGCGTAATATCATGCGCCGGTTTGGGATTGTTATACAAACAATCGCCCGCTGACTATTTAAAAGATAGTATTTGGGGTTTAAAAGAGGAATTACGAAAAACACGCGAATTAACCAAAGGCACTATCGGTGTAAACATAATGGTTGCCTTATCGAATTTTACAGATATGGTACGAACCTCCATTGCAGAAAAAGCAGATGTAATATTCTCTGGAGCAGGGTTACCGTTAGACTTGCCCTCTTATTTGACTGAAGGAAGCAAGACTTTACTCGTTCCTATCGTTTCGTCAGGCCGTGCTGCAAAAATTATCTGCCAAAAATGGTTATCTAACTATAATTACCTCCCTGATGCTCTTGTGGTAGAAGGGCCAAAAGCAGGGGGGCATCTTGGATTTAAAAGGGAGCAGATTGAAGATGAAAATTATACACTTGAAAGATTGATTCCGGAAGTAGTATCAATTGTATCAGCATACCATCACAAGAAAGTAATTCCTGTTATTGCAGCAGGAGGAATTACAACCGGCCAAGATGTATTGCGTTTTATGGAACTCGGAGCTTCCGGAGTACAAATTGGCAGTTTGTTCGTTCCTACTCTGGAATGCGATGCGTCGCCATTATTCAAGCAATCCTATATAAATGCATCGCAAAAAGATACAATGATCATCCAAAGTCCGGTTGGAATGCCCGGTCGCGCCCTGAATAGTGACTTTATCCGAAGTGTAAACGAAGGCAAAGAACGCCCAAAGAAATGCCCCTATCATTGCATCAAAACATGCGATTATACTAAAAGTCCTTACTGCATTATTATGGCTCTTTATAATGCAGCAAAAGGAAATATGAACAAAGGCTATTCATTTGCAGGGGCCAACGCTTACCTGGCAGAAAAAATCAGCAATGTTAAGGAAGTAGTGCAGCAACTTATGAAAGAGTTTGCAGATGCTCAAAAAGGTTTTTCAACAAAAAGGATATAG